The proteins below come from a single Cannabis sativa cultivar Pink pepper isolate KNU-18-1 chromosome 3, ASM2916894v1, whole genome shotgun sequence genomic window:
- the LOC115710562 gene encoding uncharacterized protein LOC115710562 → MEDKRQKRGYTPQYTQYTELADSQERVYFVMRQNTHYRRPPPLYRDSSRRDPNKRCEYHNDIRHSTNECKNLKDDIKNLIRLGHLYEWIKNRLPHLNPVSTGGPVPQGTPGGAPGALTPAAPSGGPIPQQALGLPPRPNGRVVMISSGPHIGGTTRKELKHYARAIKHDEVWEVNQLPAQRPRLMDQPITFTEEDARMVRFPHHDPLVIETPISNKIVARILIDNGSSVNLLFKEAFTAIGLTD, encoded by the coding sequence ATGGAGGACAAGCGCCAAAAGAGAGGGTATACTCCCCAAtatacccagtacacggagctggCGGACTCACAAGAACGTGTGTATTTCGTCAtgaggcaaaatacgcactaccggaggccGCCTCCCCTATACAGAGATAGTTCCCGAAGGGATCCcaacaaaagatgcgagtaccacaatgaCATTAGACACAgtaccaatgagtgtaaaaatctgaAAGATGACATCAAAAACTTGAttcgattgggccacctctatgagtggatcaagaaccgACTGCCCCATCTCAACCCAGTTTCGACAGGGGGTCCGGTTCCCCAAGGAACGCCAGGGGGTGCTCCCGGAGCTTTGACACCAGCTGCACCCTCAGGAGGACCAATCCCTCAACAGGCCCTTGGCCTGCCACCTAGACCCAATGGAAGAGTGGTTATGATCTCTAGTGGGCCCCATATTGGAGGGACCACTCGAAAGGAATTAAAGCATTATGCCAGGGCCATTAAACACGATGAGGTGTGGGAAGTCAATCAGCTTCCAGCACAAAGGCCTCGACTCATGGATCAACCGATTACTTTCACGGAGGAAGACGCAAGGatggtgcgttttcctcaccatgaccctctggtcatagagactcccATTTCCAACAAGATCGTGGCTAGAATACTgatcgacaatgggagttccgtgaatttattgtttaagGAAGCCTTCACAGCGATAGGCCTCACGGACTGA